In Streptomyces sp. P9-A4, the genomic window CCGCCCTCCTCGCGGCCCCGGCCGCCGCCGCGGAGCCCGTACCGGGACCGTGGCGGCTCGACGGCAGCGGCGAGTGCACCTTCCCGATGAAGAAGCAGATCGAGGGCACCCCCTGGCCGCTCCAGCGGGTCCTGCTCGACGAGCTGTGGCAGGACACCAAGGGCAAGGGCGTCCGCGTCGCCGTCATCGACACGGGCGTCGACGACGTCAACCCGCAGCTGCGCGAAGCCGTCGACGCCAAGGCGGGGAAGGACTTCCTCAAGCCCGACAAGAAGAACCCGGGCTACGGCGACGAGCTGCGCGGCAAGACCGACGGCACCGTCGACGACGTCGGCCACGGCACCAAGGTCGCCGGCATCATCGCCGCCCACCCCCGCAAGGGCACCGGCTTCGTCGGTCTCGCGCCCGAGGCGACGATCATCCCGATCCGGCAGAACGACGAGAAGAACAGCGGCAAGTCCGACACGATGGCGCTGGCGATCGACTGGGCGGTCAAGCAGAAGGCCCACGTCATCAACATCTCGCAGGACACCACCCAGCCGCTCGCCGCGGACTCGCCCATGGGCCTGGCCATCGCCCGCGCGATCGAGGCGAACGTGGTGGTCGTCGCCTCCGCCGGGAACGACGGCATGGACGGCGCCTCCAGGAACACCTACCCGGCCGCCTTCCCCGGTGTGCTCGCCGTCGCCTCCTCCGACCGGAACAACGAACGCGCCGCGTTCTCCCAGTCCGGCGCCTTCGTCGGCGTCGCCGCACCCGGCGTCGACATCGTCTCCACCGTCCCCGGCGGCGGCCAGTGCGTCGACAACGGCACCAGCTTCTCCGCCCCGTACGTCGCCGGCGTCGCCGCCCTGCTCCGGGCCGAGCACCCGGACTGGACGGCCGCCCAGATCGTCGCCCGGATCGAGCAGACCGCCGTCCGCTCGATCAACGGCCGCGACAAGCACGTCGGCTGGGGCATCGTCGACCCGGTACGGGCGCTCGCCGACACCCCTCCCGGGGTGGCGCCCTCCGAGCCCACCGCCGACCCGGGCCCGCCCAAGGCGCCGGCCCCCGAGCCGGCCGCACTGGCGCTGTCGGAGACTCCCCGGGAGCGCTCCGAACGGCTCGCCACCTACGCGTTGGGGATCGGCGTCGTCCTGGTGGCCGTGGTCACCGGAACGGCCGTCGTGATCCGCGACAGCCGCAGGGGAAGGAGGGCCCGTTGACCCGCGTATCGGTCAAGTATCCGGACCCTCCTTTGCAGTTGGAACTGCCGCCGCCAATGGCTAAAGTGACCGCTGGGCGCACGGTAGTGCGAACCCAGCACGGGGGCGGCATCAGAAGATTCCCGTCCGCATCACGACCGGATGGCCCGACGGCCCGGCCGTCGACGCCACCGAAGGAAGAAGGGGCAAGATGTCGAAAGACCTGAACGTAACCAGTGCCGAACAAGTCAAGCTCGCCGGCCGGATCCAGGACTTCCACGACGAGCTCCAGGCCCGCATCACCTCCCTCAACGGCGTGGTGGACCGCATCCAGGCGGGCTGGCAGGGCGCTGCGAGCAAGGAGTACGACCGGGTCCAGAACGACCTGAACCAGCGTATGCGCAGCATGCGCGTCGAGCTCGTGAAGCTCGAGGAGATCATGCGCATGAGCGCGGACGGGTTCACGCAGGAGGAGGACGACCGTATTCGGTCCTTCCGCACCATGGACGACACCGCCGCCGGCCAGAGCGCCATCCTCGGCATGGCCTGAGCGGTCCTGCCCGACCAGTCCTCCGCGCCACTCTCACTTCAGGAGTCATCACCATGACCACTGCGGTCAATTACGACACCGTGACGCAGGCGGCGGCCGACGTCCGCCTCACCTCCAGCACCCTCACCCAGAAGCTCGAAGACCTCATGGCCGAGGTCAACCGCGTCGCCTCCAACTGGGAAGGCGAGGCGAAGATCGCGTACCGCGAGAGCCAGGACCGCCTGACCCGCGACATGGGCGGCATGAACACGGACCTGCGGCGCATCGCCCAGCTCCTCGACGAGTCGGTCGTCGGCTACCAGGACACCGACAAGGGCAACGCCGCCCGGTTCCGCATGATGTGAGCACCCACGCACACGCGTGAGGGGGTGGCCCGTCCGACGGGCCACCCCCTCACGCGTGCCACGGCGTCACCGCAGGTCGAACTCGCCGTCCTTGGCCCCCAGGACGAACGCGTCCCACTCGGCCTTCGTGTAGCGCAGCACCGTGTCCTTGTCGAGGGACGAACGCATCGCCACCCCGCCCTCGGGCAGCCGCGCGATCTCCACCCGCTCCTCGTCCGGGCTGGTGCCCGGCGCGCCCTCCCAGCTGACGCCCGAGATGTCGAGCGCGTACAGCTCGTCCTTCTGCCGCTGCTTCTCGGCGGCCAGAGCGGCGTCCGCGCTCTCGGTGGTGGTCTCGTCGACGTCGCTCATCGGCGCTTTCCCTTCGCGGTGGTGCGGCGGTCCCTCCCACACTAGTGGGAGGGACCGCCGCGCTCAGTGCTGTTCCGGCAGCCAGCCCAGCTGGACCAGCGGCGTGCCCCGCTTCCGCGACACGAACGTGCCCCGGCCCTGCGGCATCGGCCGCGCCCGGACGTTGCCGAGGATGTCGCCCTCGCCCGGATCACCGGACAACAGCACGCCCTGCGCGCCCAGTTCCTTCATCCGCTGCATGAACGGCTCGTACATCGCCCGGGAGGCACCGGCGGCGTTGCGCGCCACGATGAACCGGATGCCGACGTCCCGCGCGAACGGCAGGTTCTCCACCAGCACCGCGAGCGGGTTCCCCGAGTTGGTCGCCACCAGCTCGAAGTCGTCGACCAGGACGAACAGTTGCGGACCCGACCACCAGCTGCGGTCCCGCAGCTGCTGCGGGGTGATGTCGGGCTTCGGCGCCCGTTTCGTCATCACCGTGTTGATCGCGTCCATGTGCATCTGCATGGCCGACGCCATCGGCGCGTACTCCAGGAGGTGCGAGGGCGCCACCGCCTCCAGCATCGTCCGCCGGTAGTCGCCGACCACGATCCGCGCCTGCTCCGGCGTGTACCGCTCGCACAGCTGCTTGGCGATCAGCCGGAGCAGCGCCGTCTTGCCCGACTCGCTCTCGCCGAACACCAGGAAGAACGGGTCCGACTCGAAGTCGACGAACACCGGCTCCAGGTTCGTCTCGTCGATGCCGATCGCGATGCCGTGCTGCGGATACTCGAAGCCCTTCGGCAGCCGCTCCGCCGGCAGCTTGCGCGGCAGCAGCCGCACCGCCGGCGCCGGAGCGCCGGTCCAGCTCGACTGCACGGCCCGGACGAACGCCGCCGTGCCCTCCGACAGGTCGTCCGCCGAGCTCGCCCCGTCGATCCGCGGCAGCGCGCCCATGAAGTGCAGCTTCTCCGGCACCTGACCGCGACCCGGGACACCCGTCGGCACGTTCGCCGCGACCTTCCGGTCGAACTCGGAGTCCATGACGTCGCCGAGCCGCAGCTCCAGCCGGCCCAGCATCTGGTCCTTGAGCGCCGCGCGGACCTCCATGTACCGGGCGGCGGTGATCACCACGTGGATGCCGTAGCCCAGACCGCGCGCCGCGATGTCGGAGACGACCGGCTCCAGCATGTCGTAGTCGTTGCGGAAACCGCCCCAGCCGTCCACGACGAGGAAGACGTCGCCCCAGGCCTCGCCCGGCAGTTCACCGGCCGCCCGCTTGCGCCGGTAGGTCGCGATCGAGTCGATGGAGTTCGAGCGGAAGAACTCCTCCCGCCGGTTCAGTACGCCCAGGACCTCCGCGACCGTCCGCCGCACCCGCTCCGGGTCCAGCCGCGACGCCACCCCGCCGACGTGCGGCAGGTCGGCGAGCGAGATCATGCCGCCGCCACCGAAGTCCAGGCAGTAGAACTGCACCTCCGCCGGGGTGTGGGTGAGCGCGAACGACGAGATCAGCGTCCGCATGATCGTCGACTTGCCGGACTGCGGACCGCCCACCACCATCATGTGACCGGCCGCGCCCGAGAAGTCCCGGTACAGCACCTCGCGCCGCTGCTCGAACGGCTTGTCGATGAGGCCGAGCGGCACGGTGAGCCCGCCCTGACGCGTGTACTCCGTCGCCGTGAGCCCCCGGTCCGCCGTCTGCGCGAGACCCGGGAGCAACTGGTCGAGCGAGGGCGCCTGGTCGAGCGGCGGCAGCCACACCTGGTGCGCCGGCACCCCCTGACCCTCCAGACGCCGCACGATCACGTCGAGGACGGTGTCCGCGAGCGCGTCGTCCTCCTCGGCACGCTGCGCCGTGAGGTACGCCGGGTCCGGCGCCGCGTACACCACCGGCACCGGCGCCGCCGTGAACAGCGCGGGGCGCCGCTCCACCGGCAGCTGCCCGATCTCCAGGCGCGGCCCGCCCGTCCGGTAGGTGCCCGAGACGTACGCCGCCTTGAAACGCGTCATCTCGTCCGTACCGAACTTCAGATAGCCCGAACCCGGCACCGAGGGCAGGTGGTACGCGTCCGGCACACCGATCGCCGTCCGCGACTCCGCCGCCGAGAAGGTCCGCAGACCGATCCGGTACGAGAGGTACGTGTCCAGGCCGCGCAGCTTGCCCTCCTCCAGGCGCTGCGAGGCCAGCAGCAGATGCACGCCCAGCGAACGGCCGATGCGGCCGATCTGGATGAACATGTCGATGAAGTCCGGCTTGGCGGTGAGGAGTTCGGAGAACTCGTCGATCACGAGGACCAGCGAGGCCAGCGGCTCCAGCGGGGCACCCGCCGCCCGCGCCTTCTCGTAGTCGTGGATGTTCGCGTAGTTGCCCGCCGAGCGCAGCAGCTCCTGCCGCCGCTGGAGCTCGCCGCGGATCGCGTCGCCCATGCGGTCGACCAGCGTCAGGTCGTCCGACAGGTTGGTGATGACCGCCGCCACGTGCGGCATCTGCGACATGCCCGCGAAGGTCGCGCCGCCCTTGAAGTCCGCGAGGACGAAGTTCAGCGTCTCCGAGGAGTGCGTCACCGCCAGACCGAGCACCAGCGTCCGCAGCAGCTCCGACTTGCCGGAACCCGTCGCGCCCACGCACAGACCGTGCGGGCCCATGCCCTCCTGCGCGGCCTCCTTGAGGTCCAGCATGACCGGCTGGCCGTCCTCGCCGACACCGATCGGCACCCGCAGGCGCTCGGCCACCGACCGGGGCCGCCAGGTCCGCGCCACGTCCACCGAGGCCGCGTCACCCAGGTTCAGCAGATCCGTGAAGTCCAGATTGGCGAGCAGCGGCTCGTCGTCGTCCCCGCCGCCCATCCGCAGCGGCGCCAGCTGGCGGGCCAGCGCCTCCGCCGCGGGCAGCGAGATGCCGTCCGGCAGCCCCTCGTACGCGAAACCGCCGCCCGACTCCAGACGCAGCCGGCCCGGCCGCACCACCACGGAGAGGCCGCCGCGCGGCTCGTCCAGGTCACCGGGGACGACCTCCACGATCGTCACGCCCTGAAGACCCTCCGGCGCCGCCAGCAGCGAGTCCGGCGGCACCAGACCACCGTCCAGGACCACCACCACGTGCGGCTGGTCCAGGACCGGCTGGTTCTCCCGCGAGAACCGCGGCCGGCCGTCCAGCCGGGAGCGGACCAACTGCTCGAGATCGCCCAGGTCGTCGCCGAACAGCCGCTTCGTCCCCGCCCCGTCGACCTGGCCCGGAACCTGGGTGTGCGGAAGCCACTTCGTCCAGTCCCAGCGCTCCTGCGCGGGACGGGCCGCCACCACGGCCAGCATCAGGTCGTCGGGGGAGTGCAGCGTCACCAGCTGCGCCACCAGAGCGCGCGCCGTCGCCTGCGCCGACTCCGGCTCACCCGACACCGTCACGTGGTAGAACGCCCGCATCGAGACCGCCATCGGCAGCCCGTCCAGCGTGCCGTGCACCGCGAGGAACTGCTGCATCGCACCCGCGCACAGCGGCTCCAGCTCGTCCACGGGCGCCGTGTCCGGCGCCACCAGCGGCGTCGCCAGCTGCTGCGCGCCGAGCCCGATCCGGGCCTGCCCGAAGTCGTGGTCGCCGACCCGCCGTTCCCACACCCGGGAACCCTCGGCCACCACCGACCACAACTGCTCGGGGGAGGGGTGCAGATACAGCTGCGCGTCCCGCTGCCTGCGGGCCGTGCGCCGCACCGTACGCCGGGTCTGGGCGAGGTATTTGAGGTAGTCGCGGCGGACATCGGCCATTTGCCCCTGCGTACCGCGACGGAATCTGACGAACTGCGCGACGGCCATCGCGACCGTCGACGCCAGCATCAGCGTGCCCATGATCCGCATGATCGGCGACGGCGTCATGAAGAAGAAGACCACCGAGGAACCCATGCCGAGCATCGGCAGGAGCTGCATCAACGCCGACTCCTGCTGACCCCTGGGGAGTTCCGGCGGAGACTCCAGGACCAGTTCCTCACCGGGCACTTCCGGCGGAAGCGACCTCGGCGGGCGTTTGACGACGATCTGGCTCACCGGCGCATCAATCCCTCGTTGGAGGCGGGCTCGTGGCGGGAGCATCCGCTCGGCACCCCTGTCGGCAGCCGGGCGCACGGACTTCCCCCATGGGACGGCGATCCTACTTGCAGCCCCTACCGGCCGTCCCCGGTAGGGTGGCGCGCGCATCGTGCGCAACCGCGAATCAGGGGGTCCAGACACGTGAGTACGACCGCAGCGACCGGCTTCTGCCGCGTCACCGTCGTGGCGCCGGACAGCCGCATCGACGTCGCACTCCCCGAGGACATCGCCGTCGCCGACGTCTATCCGGAGATCCTGCGGCTCACCGGGCAGACCCAGGCCGCCGGCACCCCCACCGGGTACCACCTGGTGCGCCGCGACGGATCCGTCCTCGACGGCGCCCGCACCCTCGTCGCCCAGCAGGTCCTCGACGGCGAGGTGCTCTCCCTTCGCCCGTTCGCACAGTCGCTGCCGCCGGCCGTCTACGACGACGTGTCCGACGCCGTCGCCTCCGCCGTCACCCGCGACCGGCACCTGTGGAGCGACGAACTGCTGCGCGGCGCCGGACTCCTCGGCGGCGTGCTGCTCCTCGTCCTGATGGGCTTCGTCCTCTGGTTCGCCGACCCGGTCCGCCACGACATGCACAGCCTCCCCGGGATCATCGCCGGCGCCGGGGGCTTCCTGCTGACCGCCTTCGCCGGAGTACGCGCCCGCGTGTACGGCGACCGGGCGACCGCCGTCGCCCTCGGCCTCGGCGCCCTGCCCCTGCTGCTCATCGCGGGCTCCGGCATCATCGCCGCCGACCCGGGCCAGGGCCCCGGCCGCCTGCAGTTCCTGCTCGGCTCGGTGACCGTGCTCGTCGCCTCGGTGGCGCTCGTCGCGCTCACCCCCAGCGGTGACGCGCCCTTCGTCGCCGCCACCTTCCTCGCCGCCGTCGGCACCCTCGCCACCTTCCTGGCGATCCTCACCGACTCCTCCGCCACCGAGACGGCCGCCCTCTGCGCCCCCGTCGCGATCGGACTCGTCGCCTTCCTGCCCGGCCTCTCCGCCCGCTTCGCCCGGCTCCCCATCGGCTACGCGGCCCCGCGCAGCGCCGCCGACGACGAGTTCCTCGGCGACCCGCAGCAGCCGAACGGCCAGGAGGCGCAGCCCGTCGACGGCGAGCGCATCGCGCTCCAGGCCCGCCGCGGCCACGAGATGCTCCTCGGCCTGGTCGGCGGCTGCGCGGCCGTCGTCGTCGGCTCCGCCGCCGTCCTCGGCTTCGCCGGAAACGTCTGGGGCCAGCTCCTCGCCCTCGCCTCCGGCCTGGCGATGCTGCTGCGTGCCCGGCTCTTCCGCTACACCTCGCAGGTCGTCTGCGTCCTGGCCGCCGGCATCGCCGCCATCGCGCTGCTCGTCCTCGGCCTCTCCCTCAACCCGCCGGCGGACCTCGTCAAGGAGTTCCTGATGTACGGGGACCGGGGCGGCCTGGACATCCGTACGATCTGGCTCACCGCCTCCGTCGCCGCCGGCGCCGCCCTGATCACCGCGATCGGCCTGATCATCCCGAGGAAGGGCCTCTCGCCGTTCTGGGGCCGGCTGCTCGACCTGGCGGAGGGCTTCGTCCTGCTGTCCCTCGTCCCGCTCTGCCTCGCCGTCCTCGACGTCTTCACCAGCGTCCGCGCCCTCACCAGCAAGTAGCCGCCGGGCCCCGGGCCCGTACCAACCGGAGGCGGGCGGCCCCGGGCCCGCTCCGACGAGCTGGTACGCTGTGTGACGGCCGTTTGTGTACGCGCTCCCGGAACCTCGCCCGACCTGGTCGGGAACCTCTGGAAGCTGCGCTCATCGGACCTTCGCCCGTCGAGTCACGGAAGCTTCCCCTGAGACCTAGACCAGGGGCACTCGCGGGCGCACGAACACTCAAGAGGAGATCCGCGTGGCTCTCGACGCCGCTGTCAAGAAGCAGATCATGACCGAGTTCGGCACCAAGGAGGGCGACACCGGCTCTCCCGAGGTTCAGGTCGCGATGCTGTCGCGTCGCATCTCGGACCTGACCGAGCACCTCAAGCAGCACAAGCACGACCACCACTCCCGTCGCGGTCTGCTGATCCTGGTCGGCCAGCGCCGCCGCCTGCTGCAGTACCTGGCCAAGAAGGACATCCAGCGCTTCCGTGCCCTGGTCGACCGCCTCGGCATCCGCCGCGGTGCGGCCGGCGGCGCCAAGTAAGGACGCCGTGAAGGGAGCGGTTCCCACTTTCAGGGGGCCGCTCCCTTTGCTGTACGTGCACAAAGTGCGCATCGGCCCGTAGGCTGGTCGCACAACCCCCATAACGACGAGCGAGGAGCCGCCGGCTCGCCGCCGGTCCTCGGTAGTGGCCCCCGGAACGAATCCCCGGGTGCTTCGATCGAAGACCGGCCAGCACCCGAGGCGCGCTTCTCCGCCACCGTCGCACACCGTCCCCGGCCACACGGGCCCCGGACGCAAAGACGAACACGTAGGAGAAACCGCTAGTGGAGAACGAGACCCACTACGCCGAGGCCGTCATCGACAACGGCACCTTCGGCACCCGCACCATCCGCTTCGAGACCGGCCGCCTCGCCAAGCAGGCCGCCGGCTCCGCCGTCGCCTACCTGGACGACGACACGATGGTCCTTTCCGCGACCACCGCCTCGAAGCGCCCCAAGGACCAGCTCGACTTCTTCCCCCTCACGGTGGACGTCGAGGAGCGGCAGTACGCGGCCGGCAAGATCCCCGGCTCGTTCTTCCGCCGGGAGGGCCGCCCCTCCGAGGACGCGATCCTCACCTGCCGCCTGATCGACCGCCCGCTGCGCCCCTCCTTCAAGAAGGGCCTGCGCAACGAGATCCAGATCGTCGAGACGATCATGGCGCTCAACCCCGACCACCTGTACGACGTGGTCGCGATCAACGCCGCCTCGGCGTCCACGATCCTGGCGGGCCTGCCCTTCTCCGGCCCCATCGGCGCCACCCGCGTCGCCCTGATCAAGGGCCAGTGGGTCGCGTTCCCGACGCACACCGAGCTCGAGGACGCCGTCTTCGACATGGTCGTCGCCGGTCGTGTCCTTGAGGACGGCGACGTCGCGATCATGATGGTCGAGGCCGAGGCCACCGAGCGGACGATCGAGCTCGTCAAGGGCGGCGCCGAGGCGCCGACCGAGGAGATCGTCGCCGCCGGTCTCGAGGCCGCGAAGCCCTTCATCAAGGTCCTCTGCAAGGCCCAGTCGGACCTCGCCGCCAAGGCCGCCAAGCCCACCGGCGAGTTCCCGGTCTTCCTGGACTACCAGGACGACGTCCTGGAGGCGCTCACCGCCGCCGTCAAGGGTGAGCTCGCCAAGGCGCTCACCATCGCCGGCAAGCAGGACCGCGAGGCCGAGCTCGACCGCATCAAGGAGGTCGCCGCCGAGAAGCTTCTGCCGGCCTTCGAGGGCCGCGAGAAGGAGATCTCGGGCGCCTACCGCGCGCTGACCAAGAAGCTGGTCCGCGAGCGCGTCATCAAGGACAAGGTCCGCATCGACGGCCGTGGCCTGACGGACATCCGTACGCTCGCGGCCGAGGTCGAGGCCATCCCGCGCGTGCACGGCTCGGCGCTGTTCGAGCGTGGCGAGACCCAGATCCTGGGCGTTACCACCCTCAACATGCTCCGCATGGAGCAGCAGCTGGACACCCTCTCCCCGGTGACCCGCAAGCGCTACATGCACAACTACAACTTCCCGCCGTACTCCGTCGGCGAGACCGGCCGTGTGGGCTCGCCCAAGCGCCGTGAGATCGGCCACGGCGCGCTCGCCGAGCGCGCCATCGTGCCGGTGCTGCCGACGCGCGAGGAGTTCCCCTACGCGATCCGTCAGGTGTCCGAGGCCCTCGGCTCCAACGGCTCGACGTCGATGGGCTCGGTCTGCGCCTCCACCATGTCGCTGCTGAACGCCGGTGTGCCGCTCAAGGCCGCCGTCGCCGGTATCGCCATGGGCCTGATCTCCGAGGAGATCGACGGCCAGACGCACTACGTCGCCCTCACCGACATCCTCGGTGCGGAGGACGCCTTCGGCGACATGGACTTCAAGGTCGCCGGCACCAAGCAGTTCGTGACCGCGCTCCAGCTCGACACCAAGCTCGACGGCATCCCCGCCTCGGTCCTGGCCGCCGCGCTGAAGCAGGCCCGCGACGCGCGTCTGCACATCCTCGACGTGATGAACGAGGCGATCGACGTTCCGGACGAGATGTCCCCGAACGCGCCGCGCATCATCACCGTCAAGATCCCGGTGGACAAGATCGGTGAGGTCATCGGCCCCAAGGGCAAGATGATCAACCAGATCCAGGAGGACACCGGCGCCGAGATCACGATCGAGGACGACGGCACCATCTACATCGGTGCCCAGCAGGGCTCGCAGGCCGAGGCCGCCCGCGCCACGATCAACGGCATCGCCAACCCGACCATGCCGGAGGTCGGCGAGCGCTACCTGGGTACGGTCGTCAAGACCACCACCTTCGGTGCCTTCGTCTCCCTGCTCCCGGGCAAGGACGGCCTGCTGCACATCTCGCAGATCCGCAAGCTCGCCGGTGGCAAGCGCGTGGAGAACGTCGAGGACGTGCTCGCGATCGGCTCCAAGGTCCAGGTCGAGATCGCCGAGATCGACCAGCGCGGCAAGCTCTCCCTGATCCCCGTGATCGCGGACGAGGACGCCGCCGCTGCCGAGGGCGACAAGGACGACGCTGCCAAGTGACGTCCCGTAGTTCCGTGACGACGGCCCGCCCCTCTTCGGAGGGGCGGGCCGTCGCCCGTACCCAAACGCTTCTCCCGGGCAAGGACGGCATCGGCACGGTCCGCCGTACGACCCTCCCCGGCGGCCTCCGGATCGTCACCGAGACCCTCCCCTCGGTGCGCTCCGCCACTTTCGGCATCTGGGCGCACGTCGGATCCCGCGACGAGACCCCGGCGCTCAACGGCGCGACCCACTACCTGGAGCACCTCCTCTTCAAGGGCACCCAGCAGCGGTCCGCCCTCGACATCTCCGCCGCGATCGACGCGGTCGGCGGCGAGATGAACGCCTTCACGGC contains:
- the mycP gene encoding type VII secretion-associated serine protease mycosin, producing MKKQIEGTPWPLQRVLLDELWQDTKGKGVRVAVIDTGVDDVNPQLREAVDAKAGKDFLKPDKKNPGYGDELRGKTDGTVDDVGHGTKVAGIIAAHPRKGTGFVGLAPEATIIPIRQNDEKNSGKSDTMALAIDWAVKQKAHVINISQDTTQPLAADSPMGLAIARAIEANVVVVASAGNDGMDGASRNTYPAAFPGVLAVASSDRNNERAAFSQSGAFVGVAAPGVDIVSTVPGGGQCVDNGTSFSAPYVAGVAALLRAEHPDWTAAQIVARIEQTAVRSINGRDKHVGWGIVDPVRALADTPPGVAPSEPTADPGPPKAPAPEPAALALSETPRERSERLATYALGIGVVLVAVVTGTAVVIRDSRRGRRAR
- a CDS encoding WXG100 family type VII secretion target produces the protein MSKDLNVTSAEQVKLAGRIQDFHDELQARITSLNGVVDRIQAGWQGAASKEYDRVQNDLNQRMRSMRVELVKLEEIMRMSADGFTQEEDDRIRSFRTMDDTAAGQSAILGMA
- a CDS encoding WXG100 family type VII secretion target, producing the protein MTTAVNYDTVTQAAADVRLTSSTLTQKLEDLMAEVNRVASNWEGEAKIAYRESQDRLTRDMGGMNTDLRRIAQLLDESVVGYQDTDKGNAARFRMM
- a CDS encoding DUF397 domain-containing protein translates to MSDVDETTTESADAALAAEKQRQKDELYALDISGVSWEGAPGTSPDEERVEIARLPEGGVAMRSSLDKDTVLRYTKAEWDAFVLGAKDGEFDLR
- the eccCa gene encoding type VII secretion protein EccCa produces the protein MSQIVVKRPPRSLPPEVPGEELVLESPPELPRGQQESALMQLLPMLGMGSSVVFFFMTPSPIMRIMGTLMLASTVAMAVAQFVRFRRGTQGQMADVRRDYLKYLAQTRRTVRRTARRQRDAQLYLHPSPEQLWSVVAEGSRVWERRVGDHDFGQARIGLGAQQLATPLVAPDTAPVDELEPLCAGAMQQFLAVHGTLDGLPMAVSMRAFYHVTVSGEPESAQATARALVAQLVTLHSPDDLMLAVVAARPAQERWDWTKWLPHTQVPGQVDGAGTKRLFGDDLGDLEQLVRSRLDGRPRFSRENQPVLDQPHVVVVLDGGLVPPDSLLAAPEGLQGVTIVEVVPGDLDEPRGGLSVVVRPGRLRLESGGGFAYEGLPDGISLPAAEALARQLAPLRMGGGDDDEPLLANLDFTDLLNLGDAASVDVARTWRPRSVAERLRVPIGVGEDGQPVMLDLKEAAQEGMGPHGLCVGATGSGKSELLRTLVLGLAVTHSSETLNFVLADFKGGATFAGMSQMPHVAAVITNLSDDLTLVDRMGDAIRGELQRRQELLRSAGNYANIHDYEKARAAGAPLEPLASLVLVIDEFSELLTAKPDFIDMFIQIGRIGRSLGVHLLLASQRLEEGKLRGLDTYLSYRIGLRTFSAAESRTAIGVPDAYHLPSVPGSGYLKFGTDEMTRFKAAYVSGTYRTGGPRLEIGQLPVERRPALFTAAPVPVVYAAPDPAYLTAQRAEEDDALADTVLDVIVRRLEGQGVPAHQVWLPPLDQAPSLDQLLPGLAQTADRGLTATEYTRQGGLTVPLGLIDKPFEQRREVLYRDFSGAAGHMMVVGGPQSGKSTIMRTLISSFALTHTPAEVQFYCLDFGGGGMISLADLPHVGGVASRLDPERVRRTVAEVLGVLNRREEFFRSNSIDSIATYRRKRAAGELPGEAWGDVFLVVDGWGGFRNDYDMLEPVVSDIAARGLGYGIHVVITAARYMEVRAALKDQMLGRLELRLGDVMDSEFDRKVAANVPTGVPGRGQVPEKLHFMGALPRIDGASSADDLSEGTAAFVRAVQSSWTGAPAPAVRLLPRKLPAERLPKGFEYPQHGIAIGIDETNLEPVFVDFESDPFFLVFGESESGKTALLRLIAKQLCERYTPEQARIVVGDYRRTMLEAVAPSHLLEYAPMASAMQMHMDAINTVMTKRAPKPDITPQQLRDRSWWSGPQLFVLVDDFELVATNSGNPLAVLVENLPFARDVGIRFIVARNAAGASRAMYEPFMQRMKELGAQGVLLSGDPGEGDILGNVRARPMPQGRGTFVSRKRGTPLVQLGWLPEQH
- the eccD gene encoding type VII secretion integral membrane protein EccD — protein: MSTTAATGFCRVTVVAPDSRIDVALPEDIAVADVYPEILRLTGQTQAAGTPTGYHLVRRDGSVLDGARTLVAQQVLDGEVLSLRPFAQSLPPAVYDDVSDAVASAVTRDRHLWSDELLRGAGLLGGVLLLVLMGFVLWFADPVRHDMHSLPGIIAGAGGFLLTAFAGVRARVYGDRATAVALGLGALPLLLIAGSGIIAADPGQGPGRLQFLLGSVTVLVASVALVALTPSGDAPFVAATFLAAVGTLATFLAILTDSSATETAALCAPVAIGLVAFLPGLSARFARLPIGYAAPRSAADDEFLGDPQQPNGQEAQPVDGERIALQARRGHEMLLGLVGGCAAVVVGSAAVLGFAGNVWGQLLALASGLAMLLRARLFRYTSQVVCVLAAGIAAIALLVLGLSLNPPADLVKEFLMYGDRGGLDIRTIWLTASVAAGAALITAIGLIIPRKGLSPFWGRLLDLAEGFVLLSLVPLCLAVLDVFTSVRALTSK
- the rpsO gene encoding 30S ribosomal protein S15, whose translation is MALDAAVKKQIMTEFGTKEGDTGSPEVQVAMLSRRISDLTEHLKQHKHDHHSRRGLLILVGQRRRLLQYLAKKDIQRFRALVDRLGIRRGAAGGAK
- a CDS encoding polyribonucleotide nucleotidyltransferase — protein: MENETHYAEAVIDNGTFGTRTIRFETGRLAKQAAGSAVAYLDDDTMVLSATTASKRPKDQLDFFPLTVDVEERQYAAGKIPGSFFRREGRPSEDAILTCRLIDRPLRPSFKKGLRNEIQIVETIMALNPDHLYDVVAINAASASTILAGLPFSGPIGATRVALIKGQWVAFPTHTELEDAVFDMVVAGRVLEDGDVAIMMVEAEATERTIELVKGGAEAPTEEIVAAGLEAAKPFIKVLCKAQSDLAAKAAKPTGEFPVFLDYQDDVLEALTAAVKGELAKALTIAGKQDREAELDRIKEVAAEKLLPAFEGREKEISGAYRALTKKLVRERVIKDKVRIDGRGLTDIRTLAAEVEAIPRVHGSALFERGETQILGVTTLNMLRMEQQLDTLSPVTRKRYMHNYNFPPYSVGETGRVGSPKRREIGHGALAERAIVPVLPTREEFPYAIRQVSEALGSNGSTSMGSVCASTMSLLNAGVPLKAAVAGIAMGLISEEIDGQTHYVALTDILGAEDAFGDMDFKVAGTKQFVTALQLDTKLDGIPASVLAAALKQARDARLHILDVMNEAIDVPDEMSPNAPRIITVKIPVDKIGEVIGPKGKMINQIQEDTGAEITIEDDGTIYIGAQQGSQAEAARATINGIANPTMPEVGERYLGTVVKTTTFGAFVSLLPGKDGLLHISQIRKLAGGKRVENVEDVLAIGSKVQVEIAEIDQRGKLSLIPVIADEDAAAAEGDKDDAAK